Proteins from a single region of Corvus hawaiiensis isolate bCorHaw1 chromosome 6, bCorHaw1.pri.cur, whole genome shotgun sequence:
- the EHF gene encoding ETS homologous factor, which translates to MILEGAGRMSINSSSNLLHQQPSWTDGYSTCNVSSSFYGTQWHEIHPQYWTKFQVWEWLQHLLDTNQLDANCIPFQEFDINGEHLCSMSLQEFTQAAGTAGQLLYSNLQHLKWNGQCGSDMYQSHNVIVKTEQTDPSLMVSWKEENYLYDSGYGSTVELLDSKTFCRAQISMMTPSHQSSDSSDAKKSQDHTPKSHTKKHNPRGTHLWEFIRDILLNPEKNPGLIKWEDRSEGVFRFLKSEAVAQLWGKKKNNSSMTYEKLSRAMRYYYKREILERVDGRRLVYKFGKNARGWRENEN; encoded by the exons ATGATTTTGGAAGGAGCTGGCAGAATGAGTATCAATTCCAGCAGCAATCTACTCCACCAGCAGCCTTCCTGGACAGATGGATATTCTACATGCAATG tatcCAGTAGCTTCTATGGAACCCAGTGGCATGAAATACACCCGCAGTACTGGACTAAGTTTCAAGTCTGGGAGTGGCTGCAGCACCTCCTTGATACCAACCAACTGGATGCCAACTGCATACCTTTCCAGGAGTTTGATATCAATGGGGAACATCTGTGTAGTATGAGCCTGCAGGAATTCACTCaggcagctgggacagcaggacaACTGCTTTACAGCAACCTCCAGCACCTAAAATGGAATG GCCAGTGTGGAAGTGACATGTACCAATCTCATAATGTCATTGTGAAGACAGAGCAAACAG ATCCGTCATTGATGGTGTCCTGGAAAGAAGAGAACTATCTTTATGACAGTGGCTATGGTAGCACAGTAG AGTTATTGGACAGTAAAACATTCTGTCGTGCTCAGATTTCCATGATGACACCTAGTCACCAATCTTCTG acTCTTCAGACGCAAAAAAATCTCAAGATCATACCCCAAAGTCGCACACCAAGAAGCACA atcCTCGAGGAACTCATCTTTGGGAATTTATTCGTGATATTCTTCTCAATCCTGAGAAAAACCCAGGATTAATCAAGTGGGAAGATCGGTCAGAAGGtgtcttcagatttttaaaatctgaagctgtggctcagctgtggggaaagaagaagaacaaTAGCAGCATGACTTACGAGAAACTCAGCCGGGCTATGAG ataCTATTATAAAAGAGAAATCCTGGAGCGCGTGGATGGTCGGAGACTAGTATATAAATTTGGAAAGAATGCCCGTGGTtggagagaaaatgagaattaa